The following proteins come from a genomic window of Macadamia integrifolia cultivar HAES 741 chromosome 14, SCU_Mint_v3, whole genome shotgun sequence:
- the LOC122060813 gene encoding uncharacterized protein LOC122060813, which translates to MVDTCALIQAPSQGKKFTWTNNRRRGNVVVVLDRSFYDANWLEVFKNISQNVLQRTTSDHAPVLVVSDAIPKPSNIPFRFNNFWMNNVNLEDTIKEVWNKEVSGNPILVLSQKLKQVKIFIKSWARNNFLNVDEEVKKASKNLDSIQEEIEASGMTDDLFDREANAKTYLLKATQMQDSFWSQKAKQRWMKEGDRNSKFFHLSVQMRRS; encoded by the coding sequence ATGGTGGACACGTGTGCTTTGATCCAAGCTCCTTCACAGGGGAAAAAGTTCACGTGGACTAACAATCGTCGCAGAGGAAATGTTGTAGTTGTTTTGGATCGAAGTTTTTACGATGCGAATTGGCTGGAGGTGTTCAAGAATATTAGTCAAAATGTATTGCAAAGAACAACCTCGGACCATGCCCCTGTTCTGGTGGTCTCAGATGCCATCCCTAAACCAAGTAATATTCCTTTTAGATTCAATAATTTCTGGATGAATAATGTGAATCTTGAGGATACTATCAAGGAGGTGTGGAATAAGGAGGTGTCAGGAAACCccattttggtgctttctcaGAAGCTAAAGCAagtaaaaatttttattaagaGCTGGGCCAGGAATAATTTCCTtaatgttgatgaagaagtaaagaaagcTTCAAAAAATCTGGATTCGATTCAGGAAGAAATTGAGGCATCAGGGATGACGGATGATCTGTTTGATAGAGAGGCAAACGCTAAGACATATCTCTTGAAAGCAACTCAAATGCAAGACagtttttggtctcaaaaggccAAACAGAGGTGGATGAAAGAGGGGGACAGGAACTCTAAATTCTTCCACCTCTCTGTACAAATGAGACGATCGTGA